One Asterias rubens chromosome 8, eAstRub1.3, whole genome shotgun sequence genomic window, TTAAAACTGATTTTATTGTGTAAAAGGCTACTGTAAATATTACTACTACATGCCCCAAAACAGGATCTGTTTGGTGTACTTCCATGGATGTGTTTATCTTTATAGATCTACTATGAAAACAACTTGATCAAATGGCAACAAACGGACAATAGCTCCTCTAATATCACTAGGACTGATAGTTGAGAGTTACAGCATACAATCAGGTCATGTTTACATTCTTGTCATTCATTGATTCCACTTTTAATCATTATTTATCAATTGCAAGgatttatcatttttaaaatcAGCATCACCGGATGAAATAATGTGAGTATCCTGCTTGCCCTGTTCTATACAAAGAGCTGACCTCCACGCCCCTGGTcgttgtcttggtgccctttgaaatgttctaATGCTGATTAATGTTAAAGTTTGAACCACATAAAAGCCCCCTGTTCTTGCATACCAGGGATCAAAGCCAGCCACGGAGAACAAGTCAGAATTTGGTAACGGTATTGATCACTGGAActacatacattgtactttgTACAATCTTCTCAACCCTTCAATAAGTGATTTACTAGAATCCTCAATTCTAACAAAATCCAATCATTATAATATGGTGActcaatatatatttgtttactgtTTGACTTATGGaatgatttcacgaaacgttagcattaatcctatctctagttaggacgagcaactcatcctaacttaggatgggttccaTGCGTCCTATTTGCTATGGTTaataccccgttcacacagcACTACGACCTTACGAAGATCATGCCAATCATGCGAtcttaaaaaaattgaagaCTCCGCCCAACTTTACTGCTTCTACGTAAAAAGTGTTTCTGACTCGCTGCCACTACGATTACTGACAAAAACACCAAGACCAATGCCGACCAAGCGGTTTTCTACTTTGAAAAGGTTGCCGACGGTGCTGCAATTTTATTACGACCACAGAGATCTCACCACGATGCTACAACGTTAATTCCAAAAACAACTTTTCCCAGCTCATTGTCGGCTACGACCCGGCTACGCTTATTTTGAACGTTTTGAACATGTTCGTGACCAGGGTATACAAGTCCTTAGATTAATCCTCAGTCAGTTTTAATTTCTGTGAGCATCATGAATGTGGCCCAAAATTTACACGGGACCTCGGGCCAggccaattttattttaatcattggACCAGTAGGCCcctagattttgagaaagaggtaatttctaactaaaataattaaagacttctagccagaagtattttatacctatctgaaagcacacaaactcgtccaacaagggtgttttttctctcataattttctcgcaacttcggtgaccaatttagttcaaattttcacaggcttgttgtttcaACTCATGCTTATGTGTGgatgtatacaccaagtgagtagactggtctttgacaattaccaaacttgtaccttcccttttaagcattattttaaatttttaggtTTGTTGTATGTTGGAGTGCGTCTATGCAGTTTAAAACATAATTGATATTTTTTGTCAGAAAAATCCGGTATGTAAAAAAAGATTCTGGTCTGACAGAAGGCAACAAAAGCTTGGAGCAACAGCTCTTTTAAGTATTGTGTATTTCCCCCAACATTGAGCCTAGTATTAGTAATTACTATTAACAATTAATATCCGTGGCTTGATGTTTGATGCGTAAACACCTAGAAAGCTTACTGCTTGTCCAAGGTGTGGTATAGGGGTGCTTGTGTTGTGAGGTCGTGAAGGTGCAATATTTTAcaaggtgcaagtaaaaacatCCTCATCATCTTAAAGCTGTTTTAAGATGGTCATTAGCCAGGCAATTTCAGGTGAGGCTGATCCTTCAATCTGACAAAACAGAGCCCAGAGTCAAACGGCCAAGTTTTCACTATTTAGACAGGCAATTTTGACACCACCTGGACTACAAGAATCATAGTTCTTAAATTGTTGAAGTTTGTGGAACTTTGTCACATTATTTTCAGGGTGCACTGAAAACTGAAGTGAAATTCAGGGTAAAACAAGTAGGAAATCAGGTGAACAGCTGATGCATTATGCATTTAACAATCTTttatgacaaacaaacaaaataatattacaagGAACAGCTCTCTTCCTCAGCTTTGAAGTGTTGACTTAATTAAGTGAGACAATTGATGTCAATATTAATAACAGTTTCAAATGTCCACTGTCTACATGCTTTTGAACGCATCGCTGAAAACAGCCATCACAGCATTGCAAGAGGGGATGGCTCTGCTTGCTACCAAATTGTGCACTACATCACGATCACCACTCTATGCTAACTGTGTAAGCGCCGCAAAATTCTGCGCTAGCTGAGCTTCTTAATATTACTAATTTGAGCTTAGTTTAGCTAGTAGTATCGTGGAGTACACACCTAGGCAAAAATTCACTGCTATCCCTTGATATACTCTTGAAGAAAAAATGGAATTCCTTGCTGCCATAAGTaccgattttttgcttacacGGTAACACTGTAGACTACAGCCAAGTAGACCCAGATACttgggcgttttttttttttttattattccaaACTCCTGGGTCTGACGGCCaagaaattgggtcctggtcaAAATTCAATGAAGGTGGCTCAGCAGACCGTACCACTCTGCAGACTGTTGtcttaatattttgttaaattagtGTAAAAGATACGGGCAAGTCAGCAAAATATCCTGCCGGATACATCAGCGCTAACTTGCGCACTGCGTGTGGAAATAGACtactactatttggttttacttATATATGTCCCATGAATTTGGCTAGTGTTGCGCTATTCAGCAGCTGAGGAGAGTGAGTTCCAGAGTTTAACAGTCAGACAGTTGATACGAAGAATGAATCTTTGAAGGCCCTAGCTTTGTGACTGACTTGAATGAATTTTTGGTTGTTTCCCCTTGTATCTCTGGTATCGGGATGAACATAGTAATATTATAGTTGTGAAGTGGAATGTCAACCAACCCATTTTTCAGCTTGTCatctaatttttacaaaaaggaatattaaTAATATCTCATTAGTTTTTAGGTAAATTATATACCATCTCATTTCATAACGAATgcaaaagtggtggcaggatacagaaacttttccctaggTTGAACTTTTTATCATACTCATGCGGGAAAAtcctaataaaaaaaattgtattgtccGGAATTTGGGCAGTTGTGCAGTTAATGATTGGGCGTGCGTCAAGTAGAGTCAGGGTCGTGATTTGTCACTTTCCCtacgtttgttttgtttcatcgaaATAAAACTTACCAACCTTGAATGTTCAATGTAGTTGCTCTCAAAATCTGCAAGGAACAGCTCACAAATTCTTAAAAAGGGAAATAATTTCAGCCGGTACCGCCTTTTTTCACCACATACACAGGAGCGCTGCCATCTTTGAAGATTCCACCTGTTATTGTTCACTCGGACCAAACTATTTCACTTTAGGGGTGTATACAGTGTTAAGAGTGGGATGGATGATTTCTAATAAACACTGTTAGAGGTCCAGAGAATTAAATTAAGACTCTAAAATAGCGGATCCATAAATGTCAGCAACATTGTTGTTATAAATaggaaaaataaatagaaaataacaaactacTTGGAATGAAGAGCTAACTTTTACAACACTGGATAGGTTGGTACCCTTAAATAATGGACCCTTCCTTTCTCTTAGTGATAGGATTTTTGGCTTATTGTCAATCAAAACCAGGAAATGTCaggtggtttacaaatcataaTAAACCAGAGGGCGTTTCATAACATACAAACAATGCGGATTTAAATTGCACTTTTGAAGAAGCGATGCAGGTAGTGTTGGTTGCTGTGTAGGCTTTTGTTACGCGTATAGATTGTTATTTGACAGGTAAATGgaactttttttaattgaataccaacaaaagttaattttgtcatttctattgtatttacatgtatgtggttTTGTGTTCTGAAGCGAGTTTATGCATACATGCCATTTGTTGGTGTCCTAATCTCTCTCATTTATGTGTGTCAGAAAATTTCTCCGTATTTATTGCTTTTATTTTGTAGGCATTGACTCTTGAGGAGCTGTTGGTGTGACGACCCCAAATGATAGTTTTTGAACCCATGTGTTGtgcaatttttaaatattgattcCCTCTTTTTCTGCTGATGTAAAATATTCacttattttatataaataaaataataacaatctctGTTTTTGGTagcatttaaaacaaagttCCTCTGATGGCCACAGTTAAACCCTTTTCTTTTCCTGGCTCTATTTGCTGGCTCTATTGTATCTATTCTGTTCTGTGccctttgtcattttgattattttctacttttgtcTTGAAGTATGCTGATAGTAATTAGGCAAGATCAATTAAATTGTTCATTTATGTTATTTGTGTTGTTACCAGTTAGTGTGTTCAATGTTACTGAACAGGGTCAGGGGTGGTATCCCCCCACCCTCAGTCAGAACCCTTCCCCCCCAAGAGATGGACATAGATAAATTGTCCAATGCATGGTTAAAGAGGGTAAAGacacaatttaaaaattgtGTCTTTACCCTGCTTGCCCCCTATTTTCACTATAATTTTCACTATAATTTTAGAAAGAAATTTTGTTTCAGATTCAATCATGGAAAGCCACACCCATAAATATTCAATAGAGCACCAATGGGACGGCACTCCCATTGACCACGCCCCAATCACAGTAGCCATCTCTAAAGATCCCAACAATGCCATGTTTGTCATCCTAGAGACAGAAGCGCCCTTCTTTAATGACCCTGGTAGTCCACCACAAGGAGAGCCCGGTCAGACGTATGATGGGCTTTGGGAATATGAAggtaaaaatattgaattgaaatcCATTCTGATGTTAAGGAGGAATGTTGAACCCTAGTGTGTAACTCTTGAGGGCCTATACCCTGGGGTTTCACCCCTGATTTACCACTTGTTGAATTTTGACTTCTTCCCATATCTGGACTCAAATTTGGGTTCAGTCTAAAGTTCCAAcatagcctttagtcaaggcacACGCTGCACACTGGATAGCACGCACCACACCAAAAATCTAACACACGAAATCCACTGCTCGCgctagtcttttttcgtgcgtgaaaTCTAGAGGCTGCTACTGCGGGCAGCTTCTTGACTAAAGGCCAAGTCCAACCATGTGTGGCCCTGGTCAAACATTAAATTCAGCAATTCAAAAGTAACTCGCTGACACAAAGTGCACCTTTTGGACTGTAAAATCAAACAGCAGCCTACAGCAAAAAtctatgcaaaacaaaacataaacaaattgtgataaaataaatgcaagggCCTCGAAACCAAGACTTTATgatggttttattttgtgtggtCTTTCCTTTTATTTAACCCTAATGCAGTTGTAGAGGCGTTCTTCCTTGGGGATAAAGATAGATACCTTGAGGTAGAGCTTTGTCCGTAAGTACAAACACATTCTTGAAGATTTTGTTTCACCCCAGCATTTGCTATTTGCTTATCAATTACAGGTAGATGAGCTATGCTTCCAAATCCCCTAATCAGGACATAGGCTGTCTAGCACTCATGTTGGCACTGACCAAATGTTGTCAATATGTGGGGTGCCAGTAGACCGCCAACATTAGAACTTGATAGCTCAGTTAGGATAGACTGTCgacatgttaatctggaggtagCAAGTTCACATCCTGCTTGGGTAAATTCTtgtttgttcaatccaaaattattaaaaactcACCAACAGTTTACCTTGTGGTTTATCTTGAtataaaaaagttaaacaaaactgTATACTAATTCCCTTTGTTAGAGTCTACCAATTTGAGACATGAACTGTAATGACACCTTGCCCTAATGTCACCCTTGCTAATGTCTACCATGCTTGCCATCTACAGGCTTCTTGCTTGTCAAAATCTACAATGGCATGCCAGTAATTTGTTCCATTTCTTGTGTGTtaacaatgtgttttttaatttatttatttcttattttaggCATGGCCAGCACTTAGTCCTTGCTCTGAATGGTGTCAGAAATTGTTACAAGGTAATATTAAACATTGCTATATCAAGTACATGACTTCTCAGTGTGCCACTACATTGACTGATCATAGGAAGGGCTAAGGATTGTTCAATTCACAAAGAAATAATGGCGTTTTTTatcttgtaaacaaaacaaagaaacgaATGGTGTTTTTGGTTGATGGCAAGCTATGATGAGGACCAGAAGTTGTCTGCGTACCAATCCCCATCCCCACTGCCTTTACCCTGCAAATGGGCCTTGGCCTGAGCTAACTGTTTTCAATAGAGAGAGTCAGTTTGACCTTGCAAACCAACTGATGATTGGGCAAAGGTACACACGGGTAGACATTAGTGGACCCTAGTGTTTGTGTATGCATGCCTGGATATGGACTAGTGTACAGCAGGCTGGTTTAATAGTCAAATCAGACAAAGTATTATCCAACAAAACCAAGGTTATTCATGCCATTAAATTTGGACGGGTGACCAGGAATAATACACAGTAGATGCCTATAATTCTCTCCATTTTTGCATAAAGCATTGTTTAGTACAAGGTCCACATTACAATTTGTATGAGTTTCAATAGATtggtttttcacattttgaagtgGCTGATAAATTGAATTTAATGTAGATGATCCCCCTACAAGCAGTTGTCTGTAGTTTTTAATTGATTGacataatcatggaggtagcaaTAATTAATAGCCATTTTAGCTCTTAGGTCACCTAATTGATCATTAGGAATTTGAAACGCACATAAGGACCTCACTCAACGTACGTAGTTAGCACTTCAAGACAATTAAATTGTGAATACTATGAAAGGATTAGGTCAGTGCATTAGTGCAATGTTATGAAAGGCACTCCctgtgtacaaaatgttttataacagtGCCACTTTGATTACATCTATCAAGCATAATCATAGAAAGGTATAACAGTTTGTGCATGTTCAGTCATGCATGTGGCAAAGAGCCTACTGTCTGAGATACAAAGTATATACATATATGCATTCCTTCCTCCACGATTATGCAATGATGTAATCAAATGTGGTGTGTGCAATTTGTAAAGGAGTTTTCAAAATTAGCTTTTAAGTTTTTAGTATTTTCTATTTAAGTACCATGAAATAAACCAGAAGCAGAAGGGAAATTGAGACTTATTATTGTCTTGGTTTATTCCTTGACAGACCAAGCTACCTCTTGCTTTCCACTCAACAATCACTGCCAACACATGGAGAGGAATTGCCAGAATCCGATTGGAGTACTTCCCACATGGAGTCAACAAGTTCAATGCTTATGCAATCCATGGAAAGGGAACCAATAGAACATATGAGGCTTTGTATCATGTACCCAAAGACAAATACACTAGCCCGGACTTGTAAGTTTATAAGTTTTAGTTTCAGCTGTTtcctttaaaaatacacaaagacAAGTGTGATGGCTCATGCTTAAGACAGGCACTTCTTCATAATTGTAGTCTTAAAACATTAATATGACATTAAACGTAAATACAATAAGATATGATATCAAAGTGATGTGATATCGTTATCATCCTTTggattgttatttattttataagcaAGAAACCCAAGTTGGAGTTGTTGAAGTGCCTAATTTTAGAATGTTGCAtcacaaataaattataatatagTGCCTGAGAAGAGAGTGGTCATCGAGTGAGTACATAGGGACAAAAGTACCCCCCTAGCCAATTTCCATTCATATTAAGAGGGACAGGGACTTTCAGAAAGAATGCATCAATGAATTTACACCCCACTCCTCTCACGAATGAGGAGAATAAAAGCcattggtttgatgaatgacaTAACAAAGTTTATTTACACTTACATCTTATCActcatatttcttttttttttttttcatttttacagCCACCGTTTGCAGTACTTCCAAGATATTGATTTCAAGGATATAATAGCAGATGATACAAGGACTACAATATGGGATGGTGTCATGTAAAATGATTGGTTATTGCATTTTAAAGCGCTGGAcagtttggtagttactcaaaatgtaGGCTTACATCAGCATTAAAACttattggtaacaagcaatggatagcAGTTAATAGTATACAAAGCTGTGccaaaacgactccctctgaagtttttgaaagagttaatttcttgcattattttcttgcatctgTGATgttgagtaaaaattttcacagttttgttattttatgcatacatgtaatgGGAtacaagtgggaatactggtttttgacattaACCagagatgtccagtgccttgtgGGCATCCTGTAAAGCGAAAGAATCTATGGGCCATAAGGAGGTGTAAGCTCACACTGCCATGAAAAAGCGCACACTGCAATGAAAAGGCGCACACTGCCATAAAAAAGCGCACACTGCCATGAAAAGGCGTACACTGCAATGAAAAAGCGCACACTGCCATGAAAAGGCGCACACTGCAATGAAAAGGCGCACACTGCCATGAAAAAGCGCACACTGCAATGAAAAGGCGCACACTGCAATGAAAAAGCGCACACTGCAATGAAAAAGCGCACACTGCCATGAAAAGGCGCACACTGCAATGAAAAAGCGCACACTGCCATGAAAAGGCGCACAATGCCATGAAAAAGCGCACACTGTCATGAAAAGGCGCACACTGCCATGAAAAGGCGCACACTGCAATGAAAAAGCGCACACTGCCATGAAAAGGCGCACACTGCAATGAAAAGGCGCACACTGCCATGAAAAAGCGCACTGCCATGAAAAAGCGCACACTGCAATGAAAAGGCGCACATTGCAATGAAAAAGCGCACACTGCAATGAAAAAGCGCACACTGCCATGAAAAGGCGCACACTGCAATGAAAAAGCGCACACTGCCATGAAAAGGCGCACAATGCCATGAAAAAGCGCACACTGTCATGAAAAGGCGCACACTGCAATGAAAACGTGCCCAGATGTTAACTTGTTGGGTCATTATCATTTTAGCTGTTAATCAGAAAACACTGCTAAGCAAAACCACTTGTGTCATGTGTTTAgctttcagcaatattttcagtGCTAAGCTGATGCATGCACATTACAGTTTGTGAATTAGCTAATCGGCAAACAGACAAAGTGAGTGAAGAAATAAAATCACCTATATAATAAAATCCATATGGGCCTACAAGAGGTTCCATAAAGGTTGCCAGAGGTTCAGTGGCAAGAGGTTGCCAGAGGTTCAATGGCAAGAGGTTGCCAGAGGTTCAGTGGCAAGAGGTTGCCAGAGGTTCAGTGGCAACAGGTTGCCAGAGGTTCAGTGGCAAGAGAAGCAGACAAGACGTGCAAGTTATTTGAAGAAAGACTATAATAATGCATTCTTACAAGTTACATAATGTTTGATATTTATAATTAagagtttttgaaataaaagttcAATCTATTTGATAAGTTCATCAGAGTGTTCTCAATATTTTTCCAATTTCCCAAGGTAGCCTATttgtaaatgtacattattGGTACACGGAGCTAGTTATCAACCCctgtaaaaaaattataataagaaataatattttacaataatacaataaaaagatATACTGTACATTTTTTGCTTGTAAAAAAACCCTGTTTTTTGTGCGACATAAAAAATCTAACCATTGCTAAGTACATGAGGTTATCCAATTACCTcctcttttaaaaataaatcagtaaaaaTGAGGttcccaaaataaaaaactatcCAGTAGTCCGTCCAGTattacacaacaaatttaattgatttgaCTGGGTGAGCCGTTGATTAAAAgtgttttcaaataaaacagatgtgcagtatttacatgtatacctGGCTTTTTAATAAAGCATTCTCATGTCAAAACATATGTacatttatacaaaattatggTGTACCATCAGCTCGTTCATTGGAACAGTTGAATTGTAGCAGGCATTTAACTGGTATGCCAGCTTTTTCACTGATTCTCAATAATATAGGTGTTCTTTTCACACTCATTTGTATGGaactttaatttgtaaataccTCGATGTGATAGCTGCAGAATTAATTCATTGATGCATGCTGCCAGCACTAATTCATTGATGCATGCTGCCAGCACTAATTCATTGATGCATGCTGCCAGCACTAATTCATTGATGCATGCTGCCAGCACTAATTCATTGATGCATGCTGCCAGTCAATGCGAAGATGAGGAACTTAAACATTCATCTAAGAACTCTGCCTCCAGGGCGCGGTTAGGTCTCAAAATGAACTCCTGATGACCCTTTTCTTGAAGCTCATCTAATGATGCAAGACAAACGTCATGATCCATTCATTGCCATTTAATGAGAAGATGAAGAACTTAAACATTCTCCTCATCTAAGAACTCTGCCTCCAGGGCGCAGTTAGGTCTCAAGATGAATTCCTGATGACCACTTTCTTGAAGCTCATCTAATGATGCAAGACAAACGTCATGATCTAAGAGACTGGAGGGTATGACAGAGCGTCGCTGATCAAGACGGATTGATCGTCGGACTGGTGTTACTAACTTCAGCCGAGGGGTTGTGGCTGGTAGGTGTTCTCCAATAGCCTTCCTGATTCTGTTAGAGTTACAAAGAGAATAGCAAAGTTTACCCAAGAACAAAAAAGTCGCTGTTTTGTCGCAACTTGACATTTGGGCCATTCCTAGATTTTGCCCAGCCCAAGCCACGACCGATAACTTGGGCCATTGTATGCTGGAATCTTCCATTTGCCTCCCTTATGCCGAAAAACAATGGTGGCAGCATATCAATATCttgtattattcatttttaCAATTAAGGCAAATGTCTGGAATCAAGGATGACAAACACAACAACTAATCTGAAAAGGGGAGATTCTGAGCATGACTGTTGTCCCTCTTTATGCAAGGGAAAAGAAGTGTACGGTAGGTGCATACCTATGTAGGCCAAGCAATGATTTGACCAGGGATGTGTTTTATGCGTCAGCCAATAAGCTGACCCAAATCAAAATAGGACGCTCCAAAGTTGTTTCAAGCATTAACGAATGTCAACTGTAACATTTGATTGGATACAAGAAGTGTGTAATGAATGCATCTGAATGAGCatctggctgttttttttttattttttaataacatATACCAGTTAGCTAAATGGCACTTAAAGACCCTTAATTTATGTAAACATACAGAGTTTAAACTTGCTTTTCATATTTGCTTCGGCAGCATAGACCTAGGTTGTTCACTTTAACAACATACACTGAagcatgataataataatagtaataatacgacttgtaatgtgcacgtatccaccctgctgggtgttcaaggcaacACCCGCAGTCACACCTTCCAAGATGGACACGGCCTAATTTGGGTGACCATCACATTCCAAAAAGGATTTCCAAATTGCACTCGATTATAAACTGACCTATCAAACAAAGGTGTTGATTCAGTCAAGCAGTACTTCAAAACAGACGATTGTAGCAGTTGCTCCGATCGAACAGGGCGTGCCTCTGGTGTCACTACTTCATCAGTAGATAACAATGGTTGTTCTGGAGAGGCACCAGACTGGTCTTGATGATGAGCCGGGATGACAGGATTTAAAAGCTTGATGACATACTGCTGTAGAGAGTTCTTCACGTCTTGTATTGGCTGTAAAGGTAGTTAATACAGATATAACCAGCAAGATAAGTTATGATTGTGTGTCCAGACTAATGAACCTGAACCGTCTGGCTGGAATTAGTACAAGGGACCTTCCTGAATCCACCAGATTT contains:
- the LOC117293344 gene encoding UPF0462 protein C4orf33 homolog; protein product: MESHTHKYSIEHQWDGTPIDHAPITVAISKDPNNAMFVILETEAPFFNDPGSPPQGEPGQTYDGLWEYEVVEAFFLGDKDRYLEVELCPHGQHLVLALNGVRNCYKTKLPLAFHSTITANTWRGIARIRLEYFPHGVNKFNAYAIHGKGTNRTYEALYHVPKDKYTSPDFHRLQYFQDIDFKDIIADDTRTTIWDGVM